GAGGCTGGCGGCGACGGAGGGGTGTTGTTCGCCCAGTAGGCGTTTTCTCATCTCCAGAGCTTGGCGGTAGAGGGGTTCCGCTTCCTCGTACCTGCCTTGGTCTTTGTACAAAATTGCCAAACTGCTGAGGCTGGTGGCGACATCAGGGTGTTGCTCGCCCAATAGGCGTTTTCTCATCTCTAGAGCTTGGCGGTAGAGGGGTTCCGCTTNNNNNNNNNNNNNNNNNNNNNNNNNNNNNNNNNNNNNNNNNNNNNNNNNNNNNNNNNNNNNNNNNNNNNNNNNNNNNNNNNNNNNNNNNNNNNGAGGGGTTCCGCTTCCTCGTACCTGCCTTGGTCTTTGTACAAAAGTGCCAGATTGTTGAGGCTGGTGGCGACATCAGGGTGTTGTTCGCCCAATAGGCGTTTGTACATTTGCAAAGCTTGGCGGTAGAGAGGTTCCGCTTCCTCGTAGCGACCTTGACTTTGGTACAAAAGTGCCAGATTGTTGAGGCTGCTGGCGACTGAGGGGTGTTGCTCGCCCAGTAGGCGTTTTCTCATCTCCAGAGCTTGGCGGTAGAGGGGTTCCGCTTCGTCGTAGCGACCTTGGCTTTCGTACAAA
Above is a genomic segment from Geitlerinema sp. PCC 9228 containing:
- a CDS encoding tetratricopeptide repeat protein — encoded protein: LYESQGRYDEAEPLYRQALEMRKRLLGEQHPSVASSLNNLALLYQSQGRYEEAEPLYRQALQMYKRLLGEQHPDVATSLNNLALLYKDQGRYEEAEPL
- a CDS encoding tetratricopeptide repeat protein yields the protein AEPLYRQALEMRKRLLGEQHPDVATSLSSLAILYKDQGRYEEAEPLYRQALEMRKRLLGEQHPSVAASL